Proteins co-encoded in one Kutzneria chonburiensis genomic window:
- a CDS encoding class I SAM-dependent methyltransferase, translating into MAESDEQYDALGQTYERAKHIPTGRAEQATFLSALPDLAGRSVLDVACGTGFYPRRFVDLGAARVVGVDSAAEMLAYANHVERKEPRGIEYHQADAAALPDLGRFDVVTAVWLLGYADNPDSLDQMAANLAAHLVPGGTLVVLVPNPDADFDILAGPYGRYGYDVIRTGEATFRQPVSVRVLDDPAFAFDSFFWPPGAFETALSRAGLVDVRRAPTVIPDDDLGEEFWADLRRSPSFAVFTARSN; encoded by the coding sequence ATGGCGGAATCCGACGAACAGTACGACGCGCTCGGCCAGACCTACGAGCGGGCCAAGCACATCCCCACCGGCCGCGCCGAGCAGGCCACCTTCCTGTCGGCGCTGCCCGACCTGGCCGGCCGGTCCGTGCTGGACGTGGCCTGTGGAACGGGTTTCTATCCCCGCAGGTTCGTCGACCTCGGGGCCGCGAGGGTGGTCGGCGTCGACTCCGCGGCCGAGATGCTGGCGTACGCGAACCACGTGGAGCGCAAGGAGCCGCGCGGTATCGAATACCACCAGGCCGACGCCGCCGCGCTGCCCGACCTGGGGCGGTTCGACGTCGTGACGGCGGTGTGGCTGCTGGGCTACGCCGACAACCCCGACAGCCTCGACCAGATGGCGGCCAACCTCGCGGCGCACCTGGTGCCGGGCGGCACGCTCGTGGTGCTGGTCCCCAATCCCGACGCCGACTTCGACATCCTCGCCGGCCCCTACGGCCGCTACGGCTACGACGTGATCAGGACCGGCGAGGCGACCTTCCGGCAGCCGGTCTCGGTCCGGGTGCTGGACGACCCGGCCTTCGCCTTCGACTCCTTCTTCTGGCCGCCGGGCGCGTTCGAGACGGCCCTGTCGCGGGCCGGCCTGGTCGACGTGCGCCGCGCGCCCACCGTCATCCCCGACGACGACCTCGGCGAGGAGTTCTGGGCCGACCTCCGCCGCAGCCCGAGCTTCGCGGTGTTCACCGCCCGTTCGAACTAG
- a CDS encoding GNAT family N-acetyltransferase gives MGQQIDVDAAVNAFYDTLRRFTELCPGMLTREGAAGTRLLYTGLPVSTLNCVAVAPDPDLAEVDAFAKEIAAMGVPWSIQTRGEPEAGVRDIAARHGRTNVSTLPLLAADISQPPLTAVPAGATVRGITGQDGAVYAAVLAEGFEMPQEMADVFTEPALLDAPGCTAFVLEVDGEAVAAGFNVVIGEYVALYNGTVPARHRRHGYYRALVAARLRHAVAAGARYGITQNSTMSRPLYESLGFALSEDWRYLSG, from the coding sequence ATGGGCCAGCAGATCGATGTCGACGCCGCCGTGAACGCCTTCTACGACACGCTTCGCCGGTTCACCGAGTTGTGCCCCGGCATGCTGACGCGGGAAGGCGCGGCCGGCACGAGGCTGCTGTACACCGGTCTGCCGGTGTCCACATTGAACTGTGTGGCCGTCGCACCCGACCCCGATCTGGCCGAGGTCGACGCGTTCGCCAAGGAAATAGCGGCAATGGGCGTGCCGTGGAGCATTCAGACCCGCGGTGAGCCCGAGGCCGGCGTGCGCGACATCGCCGCCCGGCACGGCCGTACCAACGTCAGCACGCTCCCCCTGCTGGCCGCCGACATCTCGCAGCCGCCGCTGACCGCCGTCCCGGCCGGCGCCACCGTCCGCGGGATCACCGGCCAGGACGGCGCCGTGTACGCCGCCGTGCTGGCCGAGGGGTTCGAGATGCCGCAGGAGATGGCGGACGTCTTCACCGAGCCCGCGCTGCTCGACGCCCCCGGCTGCACCGCCTTCGTGCTCGAGGTGGACGGCGAGGCCGTCGCCGCCGGCTTCAACGTGGTCATCGGCGAGTACGTGGCGCTGTACAACGGCACCGTGCCGGCCCGCCACCGCCGGCACGGCTACTACCGCGCCCTGGTCGCCGCCCGCCTCCGGCACGCCGTCGCCGCCGGCGCGCGCTACGGGATCACCCAGAACAGCACCATGTCCCGGCCGCTCTACGAATCCCTAGGCTTCGCCCTCTCCGAGGACTGGCGCTACCTCAGCGGCTGA
- a CDS encoding DUF1540 domain-containing protein — MTTTEMPVVSECTVTGCSYNHDGCHAFAITVSGENGSADCATFIPLARKGGLPRVMAQVGACSRSDCLHNQDLECTAAGGVRVAPGEGGHASNCMTYTRG, encoded by the coding sequence ATGACCACCACGGAAATGCCGGTCGTCAGCGAGTGCACGGTGACCGGCTGTTCCTACAACCACGACGGGTGCCACGCGTTCGCGATCACGGTGAGCGGCGAGAACGGCAGCGCCGACTGCGCGACGTTCATCCCGCTGGCCCGCAAGGGCGGCCTGCCAAGGGTGATGGCCCAGGTCGGGGCCTGCTCCCGCAGTGATTGCCTGCACAACCAGGACCTGGAGTGCACGGCGGCCGGCGGCGTGCGGGTCGCGCCGGGGGAGGGCGGGCACGCCAGCAACTGCATGACGTACACCAGGGGCTAG
- a CDS encoding ATP-binding protein gives MGVTVVPTPSHSLPTTVGQLRAAGHEPRSVKAELRDNLLDALRAGRDPWPGIVGFDRTVLPQLERAIIAGHDVVLLGERGQGKTRLLRTLAGLLDEWTPVIDGAELAEHPLDPISPAARRRAAELGDELPVAWLHRSQRYTEKLATPDTSVGDLIGDVDPTKVAEGRSLGDPETIHFGLVPRAHRGIVAINELPDLAERIQVSLLNVMEERDIQIRGYTLRLPLDVLLVATANPEDYTNRGRIITPLKDRFGAEVRTHYPLEVAGEIDLIRQEAQLVAEVGDHLVEVVARFVRHLRESASVDQRSGVSARFAIAAAETVAAAALRRAALTGEPEAVARPVDLEAVPSVLRGKLEFESGEEGREHEILEHLLRRSVADTARGKLAGLNLRSLAEAVTDGHPVATGERVPASEVLAALPELPVLHEVAARLDIKPDQPAGWIASAVEFALEYLYLSRQLGKDADDEMTVYG, from the coding sequence ATGGGGGTGACAGTTGTTCCGACCCCATCCCACTCGCTGCCGACGACCGTGGGCCAGTTGCGCGCCGCGGGGCACGAGCCCCGCTCCGTGAAGGCCGAGCTGCGGGACAACCTGCTCGACGCGCTGCGCGCCGGGCGCGACCCGTGGCCGGGCATCGTCGGTTTCGACCGCACGGTCCTGCCGCAGCTGGAGCGCGCGATCATCGCCGGCCACGACGTCGTGCTGCTCGGCGAGCGCGGCCAGGGCAAGACCCGCCTGCTGCGCACCCTCGCCGGCCTGCTCGACGAGTGGACGCCGGTGATCGACGGCGCCGAGCTCGCCGAGCACCCGCTCGACCCGATCAGCCCCGCCGCCCGCCGCCGCGCCGCCGAACTCGGCGACGAGCTGCCGGTGGCCTGGCTGCACCGTTCCCAGCGCTACACCGAGAAGCTGGCCACCCCCGACACCTCGGTCGGCGACCTCATCGGCGACGTCGACCCGACCAAGGTGGCCGAGGGCCGCAGCCTCGGCGACCCCGAGACCATCCACTTCGGACTGGTGCCGCGGGCCCACCGCGGCATCGTGGCCATCAACGAGCTGCCCGACCTGGCCGAGCGCATCCAGGTGTCGCTGCTCAACGTGATGGAGGAGCGCGACATCCAGATCCGCGGCTACACGCTGCGGCTGCCGCTGGACGTGCTGCTGGTGGCCACGGCCAACCCCGAGGACTACACCAACCGCGGCCGGATCATCACGCCGCTCAAGGACCGCTTCGGCGCGGAGGTGCGCACGCACTACCCGCTCGAGGTGGCCGGCGAGATCGACCTGATCCGCCAGGAGGCCCAGCTCGTCGCCGAGGTCGGCGACCACCTGGTCGAGGTGGTCGCACGCTTCGTGCGGCACCTGCGCGAGTCGGCGTCGGTCGACCAGCGTTCCGGCGTGTCCGCCCGGTTCGCCATCGCGGCGGCCGAGACGGTCGCCGCCGCGGCGCTGCGCCGGGCCGCGCTGACCGGTGAGCCCGAGGCCGTGGCCCGTCCGGTCGACCTGGAGGCCGTGCCGTCGGTGCTGCGCGGCAAGCTGGAGTTCGAATCCGGCGAAGAGGGCCGTGAGCACGAGATCCTGGAACACCTGCTGCGCCGGTCGGTGGCCGACACCGCCCGCGGCAAGCTGGCCGGGCTCAACCTGCGGTCGCTGGCCGAGGCCGTGACCGACGGCCACCCGGTGGCCACCGGCGAGCGCGTGCCGGCGTCCGAGGTGCTGGCGGCGCTGCCGGAACTGCCGGTGCTGCACGAGGTCGCGGCGCGCCTCGACATCAAGCCGGACCAGCCGGCCGGCTGGATCGCCTCGGCCGTCGAGTTCGCGCTCGAGTACCTGTACCTGAGCCGCCAGCTGGGCAAGGACGCCGACGACGAGATGACGGTCTACGGCTGA
- a CDS encoding VWA domain-containing protein, translating to MATPARRYRYHEWLGGDDPLAPPPDLRAALDELGREVMEGSSPQAALRELMRRGVQGTQGLDDLTRRVWERRSQIQRRNNLDGTMREVQRLLNDALTAERRELFPNPSDDARFREAQLDALPPGTAAAVTELSNYDWQSSDARESYRQIQDLLGREMLEQRFQGMKQAMQNATPQDVERIKDMLSDLNSLLSAHSAGEDTTEQFQEFMAKHGEFFPENPRNTDELADLLAQRSAAAQRMLNSMTDEQRAELAQLGQQAFGDPSLGAQLDLLDAHLQQLRPGEDWNGSARFRGKNPMGLGEGAQAMQDLAELDALAEQLAQSYPGASLEDIDVESLVRQLGQEAGVDARRLSEMERALRQQGLLERAADGSLRLTPKALRRLGETALRQVVDQLRGRGERDSDKAGAAGEPTGSTRAWEFGDTEPWDVSRTVRNAVLRTVSSGGGKVRLAVEDVEITETEQRARAAVALCVDTSWSMVQDGRWLPMKRTALALHQLISTRFRTDALQLITFGRHATTVDIGELTALEGAWEQGTNLHHALLLAGRHVRRHPDAQPVVLVVTDGEPTAHLESDGEAVFNYPPLERTLGKTLVEVDSLAKLGASISVFRLGDEPRLARFVDVIARRSGGRVIAPDLDGLGAAVVGDYLRNRRRS from the coding sequence ATGGCCACCCCGGCACGGCGTTACCGCTACCACGAATGGCTGGGTGGCGATGATCCGCTCGCCCCGCCGCCGGATCTGCGGGCGGCGCTGGACGAGCTGGGGCGCGAGGTGATGGAGGGCTCGTCGCCGCAGGCCGCGCTGCGCGAGCTGATGCGTCGGGGCGTGCAGGGCACGCAGGGTCTCGACGACCTGACCCGCCGGGTGTGGGAGCGGCGCTCGCAGATCCAGCGCCGCAACAACCTGGACGGCACCATGCGGGAGGTGCAGCGCCTGCTCAACGACGCCCTCACGGCCGAGCGGCGGGAGCTGTTCCCCAACCCGTCCGACGACGCGCGGTTCCGGGAAGCGCAGCTGGACGCGCTGCCGCCCGGCACCGCGGCCGCCGTCACCGAGCTGTCCAACTACGACTGGCAGTCCTCGGACGCCCGCGAGTCGTACCGGCAGATCCAGGACCTGCTCGGCCGGGAGATGCTGGAACAGCGGTTCCAGGGCATGAAGCAGGCCATGCAGAACGCCACGCCGCAGGACGTGGAGCGGATTAAGGACATGCTGTCCGATCTGAACTCGTTGCTGTCGGCGCACTCGGCGGGCGAGGACACCACCGAGCAGTTCCAGGAGTTCATGGCCAAGCACGGCGAGTTCTTCCCGGAGAACCCGCGCAACACCGACGAGCTGGCCGATCTGCTGGCGCAGCGTTCCGCTGCGGCACAACGGATGTTGAACTCGATGACCGACGAGCAGCGGGCGGAGTTGGCCCAGCTGGGCCAGCAGGCGTTCGGCGACCCGAGCCTCGGGGCGCAGCTCGACCTGCTCGACGCGCACCTCCAGCAGCTGCGGCCGGGGGAGGACTGGAACGGCTCGGCCCGGTTCCGTGGCAAGAACCCGATGGGACTGGGCGAGGGCGCCCAGGCCATGCAGGATCTGGCCGAGCTGGACGCGTTGGCCGAGCAGCTGGCCCAGTCGTATCCGGGCGCTTCGCTGGAGGACATCGACGTCGAGTCGTTGGTCCGCCAGCTCGGGCAGGAGGCCGGCGTCGACGCCCGTCGACTGTCCGAAATGGAGCGTGCGCTGCGGCAGCAGGGTCTGCTGGAGCGGGCGGCCGACGGCAGCCTTCGGTTGACGCCCAAGGCTTTGCGCCGCCTCGGCGAGACGGCGCTGCGTCAGGTCGTCGACCAGCTGCGGGGTCGCGGCGAGCGGGACAGCGACAAGGCCGGCGCGGCCGGTGAGCCGACGGGTTCCACGCGGGCGTGGGAGTTCGGCGACACCGAGCCGTGGGACGTGTCGCGGACCGTGCGCAATGCCGTGCTGCGCACCGTTTCCTCCGGCGGCGGCAAGGTTCGGCTGGCCGTCGAGGACGTCGAGATCACCGAGACCGAGCAGCGGGCCCGGGCCGCGGTCGCGCTGTGCGTGGACACCTCGTGGTCCATGGTGCAGGACGGGCGGTGGCTGCCGATGAAGCGCACCGCGTTGGCCCTGCACCAGTTGATCAGCACCCGATTCCGTACGGATGCGTTGCAGCTCATCACGTTCGGGCGGCATGCGACCACTGTGGACATTGGCGAGCTGACCGCGCTGGAGGGCGCGTGGGAGCAGGGCACCAACCTACACCACGCGTTGTTGCTGGCCGGCCGGCATGTTCGTCGGCATCCCGATGCGCAGCCCGTGGTTCTTGTCGTCACCGACGGCGAGCCCACCGCGCACCTGGAGTCCGACGGCGAGGCCGTGTTCAACTATCCGCCGCTGGAACGCACGTTGGGCAAGACGTTGGTGGAAGTGGATTCGCTGGCCAAGCTCGGCGCGTCCATCAGCGTGTTCCGCCTCGGCGACGAGCCGCGGCTGGCCCGCTTCGTCGACGTCATCGCCCGTCGCAGCGGCGGTCGCGTGATCGCCCCCGACCTCGACGGCCTCGGCGCCGCCGTCGTCGGCGACTACCTGCGCAACCGCCGCCGGAGCTGA
- a CDS encoding DUF6541 family protein, whose protein sequence is MNGAALAVAMTAAVYLLVVIAPGLLVGYASGIRGWLLAAAAAPLTYGVIGIYGPLVPLIGLRWNVLTLLAVSVLSAAIAYGLGRLTRTERRPQSLDWPRSRHWMLAGAVLVATGVGLLAMGRASGFTAIPQWWDASFHANAIRFIADSGNSSPAALKAVNATASNNFFYPNAYHVLDATVQQLGGWPIPQVMDVSNGFQAGLFSLSIAVMVARTTRMPALAAASAILACAFTQFPYDTLTWGPLFPFTAGVALIPALLALLGRAMDAPSPGTVLTTAIAGVGLTAVHPSVTVAAVIPAAFFLAQRWITRRRVPLADLRTLLLIAVVGGLTGVFQVLGTLSAAGGGGSAWKADWTAWQAVEEFTTGSRSIGLPEVWLAGLCAVGVIGLFLLRSTRPLLWWLVGGAVFAVLFVLDSSSEAPWVRAVTQPWWNDSWRLDAIGAMGSVVLAAVGLVTIGRLLSRVTPRLTSVAAVGLVALLVIIATRGLYVNRNTERLAQAFSDGPVVSHTMEAGMEELARLAPAGSLVMNDPFDGSPWMWSLAGAHPVFGHALILPGDAVPAGPQRMLLFNRFNMLDTDRAVQAAVRDLNIRYVFVSQGQIVGAKPSPIPGLKGLDQVRSLTPVWRNSQTAVYAVSSQIVDG, encoded by the coding sequence ATGAACGGGGCGGCGCTGGCCGTCGCGATGACGGCTGCCGTTTATCTGCTGGTCGTCATTGCGCCGGGGCTGCTTGTCGGGTATGCGTCAGGAATTCGTGGCTGGTTGTTGGCGGCTGCGGCGGCACCATTGACGTATGGTGTAATTGGTATCTACGGGCCATTGGTGCCGCTGATCGGACTGCGGTGGAATGTGCTTACGCTGCTGGCGGTGAGTGTGCTGTCGGCGGCGATCGCCTACGGCCTCGGGCGGCTGACAAGGACTGAACGGAGGCCGCAGAGCCTGGATTGGCCCAGGTCAAGGCACTGGATGCTGGCCGGGGCGGTGCTGGTGGCGACCGGTGTGGGCCTGCTGGCTATGGGTCGCGCGAGTGGCTTCACGGCGATCCCACAATGGTGGGATGCCTCGTTCCACGCCAACGCGATCCGGTTCATCGCCGACTCGGGCAACTCGTCGCCGGCGGCGCTGAAAGCCGTCAATGCGACGGCGAGTAATAACTTCTTCTACCCGAACGCGTATCACGTGCTGGATGCCACGGTACAGCAGCTCGGCGGCTGGCCGATTCCGCAGGTCATGGACGTGAGCAATGGTTTTCAGGCCGGTCTGTTCAGCCTGTCGATTGCGGTCATGGTTGCCCGGACAACGAGAATGCCGGCACTGGCGGCGGCGTCGGCCATTCTGGCCTGCGCATTCACCCAATTCCCCTATGACACGCTCACCTGGGGCCCGCTGTTCCCGTTCACGGCCGGCGTGGCCCTCATCCCGGCCCTGCTGGCGCTGCTCGGCCGGGCCATGGACGCACCGAGCCCGGGCACGGTCCTCACCACGGCGATCGCCGGCGTCGGCCTGACGGCGGTGCACCCGAGCGTGACGGTCGCGGCGGTCATCCCGGCGGCGTTCTTCCTGGCCCAACGCTGGATCACGCGCCGCAGGGTCCCGCTGGCCGACCTGCGAACCCTGCTGCTCATCGCCGTGGTCGGCGGCCTCACCGGCGTCTTCCAGGTGCTGGGCACGCTCAGCGCGGCCGGCGGCGGGGGATCGGCCTGGAAGGCGGACTGGACGGCCTGGCAAGCGGTCGAGGAGTTCACCACGGGCAGCCGCTCGATCGGCCTGCCGGAGGTCTGGCTGGCCGGCCTGTGCGCGGTCGGCGTGATCGGCCTGTTCCTGCTGCGCAGCACCCGGCCGCTGCTGTGGTGGCTGGTCGGCGGCGCGGTGTTCGCGGTGCTGTTCGTGCTGGACTCGTCCTCCGAGGCTCCATGGGTACGGGCGGTCACGCAGCCGTGGTGGAACGACTCCTGGCGGCTGGACGCGATCGGCGCGATGGGCTCGGTGGTGCTGGCCGCGGTCGGCCTGGTCACGATCGGCCGCCTGCTCAGTCGCGTCACACCCCGCCTGACCTCAGTGGCGGCGGTCGGCCTGGTGGCGCTGCTGGTGATCATCGCCACCAGGGGCCTGTACGTGAACCGCAACACCGAACGCCTGGCCCAGGCGTTCTCGGACGGCCCGGTCGTCTCCCACACAATGGAGGCCGGCATGGAGGAGTTGGCCCGGCTGGCCCCGGCCGGCTCGCTGGTGATGAACGACCCGTTCGACGGCTCGCCGTGGATGTGGTCGCTGGCCGGCGCGCACCCCGTGTTCGGCCACGCCCTGATCCTGCCCGGCGACGCGGTCCCGGCCGGCCCGCAGCGCATGCTGCTGTTCAACCGGTTCAACATGCTGGACACCGACCGCGCGGTGCAGGCGGCCGTGCGCGACCTGAACATCCGCTACGTCTTCGTGTCGCAGGGGCAGATCGTCGGGGCCAAGCCGTCCCCCATCCCCGGCCTGAAGGGACTTGACCAGGTCCGGAGCCTGACACCGGTGTGGCGGAATTCCCAGACCGCCGTGTACGCGGTGTCGTCCCAGATCGTGGACGGCTGA
- the mshC gene encoding cysteine--1-D-myo-inosityl 2-amino-2-deoxy-alpha-D-glucopyranoside ligase yields the protein MQTWSSVPVPRVPGTPRPLRLFDTSTAQVRPTAPGETATIYVCGITPYDATHLGHAATYLAFDLVQRQWLDNGHQVHYVQNVTDIDDPLLERAERDQDDWVVLGMRETALFREDMVALRVLPPREFVGAVEAIPEIVESIAKLLASGAAYRADDPEFPDVYFDRNASGHFGYESNYDIPTMTEFFAERGGDPDRVGKRDPLDALLWRMARPGEPSWESELGAGRPGWHIECSAIALNRLGDGFDVQGGGSDLVFPHHEFSAAHAEALTGRHPFARHYAHAGMIGLDGEKMSKSRGNLVFVSRLRADNIDPGAIRLALFAGHYRQDRAWTDGLLTEAKARLARWREAVALSSAQDATDTVARLRDHLSDDLDTPKALAALDAWAEQALTHGGSDEQAPALIRTAVDALLGIEL from the coding sequence ATGCAGACCTGGTCCTCAGTCCCGGTACCCCGGGTCCCCGGCACGCCCCGACCCCTGCGGCTGTTCGACACCTCGACCGCGCAGGTCCGGCCGACCGCCCCCGGCGAGACGGCGACCATCTACGTCTGCGGGATCACCCCGTACGACGCGACCCACCTCGGCCACGCCGCCACGTACCTGGCCTTCGACCTGGTGCAGCGGCAGTGGCTGGACAACGGGCACCAGGTCCACTACGTGCAGAACGTGACCGACATCGACGACCCGCTGCTGGAGCGGGCCGAGCGCGACCAGGACGACTGGGTCGTGCTGGGCATGCGGGAGACGGCGCTGTTCCGCGAGGACATGGTGGCGCTGCGGGTGCTGCCGCCGCGTGAGTTCGTCGGCGCGGTGGAGGCCATCCCGGAGATCGTCGAGTCCATCGCCAAGCTGCTGGCCAGCGGCGCGGCCTACCGGGCCGACGACCCGGAGTTCCCGGACGTCTACTTCGACCGCAACGCCTCCGGCCACTTCGGCTACGAGTCCAACTACGACATCCCGACCATGACCGAGTTCTTCGCCGAGCGCGGCGGCGACCCGGACCGGGTCGGCAAGCGGGACCCGCTGGACGCGCTGCTGTGGCGGATGGCCCGGCCGGGCGAGCCGTCGTGGGAGTCGGAGCTGGGCGCGGGCCGTCCGGGCTGGCACATCGAGTGCAGCGCGATCGCCCTGAACCGGCTGGGCGACGGCTTCGACGTCCAGGGCGGCGGCTCCGACCTGGTCTTCCCGCACCACGAGTTCAGCGCGGCGCACGCCGAGGCGCTGACCGGCCGGCACCCGTTCGCCCGGCACTACGCGCACGCCGGCATGATCGGGCTGGACGGCGAGAAGATGTCCAAGTCCCGCGGCAACCTGGTGTTCGTGTCCCGGCTGCGGGCCGACAACATCGACCCGGGCGCGATCCGGCTGGCCCTGTTCGCCGGGCACTACCGTCAGGACCGGGCCTGGACCGACGGCCTGCTGACCGAGGCCAAGGCCCGCCTGGCCCGCTGGCGGGAGGCCGTTGCGCTGTCGTCGGCGCAGGACGCCACCGACACCGTCGCCCGGCTGCGTGACCACCTGTCCGACGACCTGGACACGCCGAAAGCCCTTGCCGCGCTTGACGCCTGGGCCGAGCAGGCGCTGACCCACGGCGGCTCGGACGAGCAAGCGCCGGCGCTGATCCGCACCGCCGTCGACGCCCTGCTGGGCATCGAGCTCTGA
- a CDS encoding FBP domain-containing protein: MDFLGWRDPKAPANAYLVLPRDGKVVGLAMRAAAPHLSQLKRSVCALCMTTHTAADVSLFAARRIGNAGKLGNTVGTYICADLACSLYLRGKRKPSTPSLKPTSTVDEDVARTVASLNKFVDEVLTDNA; this comes from the coding sequence CTGGACTTTCTCGGCTGGCGCGACCCGAAGGCGCCGGCCAACGCGTACCTGGTGCTGCCCCGCGACGGCAAGGTGGTCGGCCTGGCGATGCGCGCGGCGGCGCCGCATCTGAGCCAGCTCAAGCGGTCGGTCTGCGCGCTGTGCATGACGACGCACACGGCGGCCGACGTGTCGCTGTTCGCGGCCCGCCGGATCGGCAACGCCGGCAAGCTGGGCAACACGGTCGGCACCTACATCTGCGCCGACCTGGCCTGCAGCCTCTACCTGCGCGGCAAGCGCAAGCCGAGCACGCCGAGCCTCAAGCCGACGTCCACTGTGGACGAAGACGTGGCCAGGACGGTGGCCAGCCTCAACAAGTTCGTCGACGAGGTGCTGACCGACAACGCCTGA
- a CDS encoding dienelactone hydrolase family protein — protein MTTRVDSVGDFDLPVWLPAGGQGPAIVLVQEIFGLDDYLRSVAAELAAAGFVVGVPDLFWRTDPGWSSGHDEAGLSASMAVAGEFDPASGVSDVAAALAHLRSLPEVTGKAGALGFCLGGSLAYTLAAVASPDAVVSFYGSTVPSQLSLLDQITCPLQFHFGGQDPYIPRSAVAQVEAAVAGRPGVEIHVQEQAGHAFHNHAAPMFHHPEAAAAAWKLATAFLNTHLAPS, from the coding sequence GTGACGACTCGTGTGGACAGCGTCGGCGACTTCGACCTGCCGGTATGGCTGCCGGCCGGCGGGCAGGGGCCCGCCATCGTGTTGGTCCAGGAGATCTTCGGTCTGGACGACTACCTGCGTTCCGTCGCCGCCGAGCTGGCCGCCGCCGGCTTCGTCGTCGGCGTGCCGGACCTCTTCTGGCGTACCGACCCCGGTTGGTCTTCCGGCCACGACGAGGCCGGCCTCTCCGCCTCCATGGCCGTAGCCGGCGAGTTCGACCCCGCGTCCGGCGTTTCCGACGTCGCCGCCGCCCTAGCCCACCTTCGTTCCCTCCCCGAGGTCACCGGCAAGGCCGGCGCCCTCGGCTTCTGCCTCGGCGGCTCCCTCGCCTACACCCTCGCCGCCGTGGCTTCCCCCGACGCCGTCGTCTCCTTCTACGGCTCCACGGTGCCTTCCCAGCTCTCCCTCTTGGACCAGATCACCTGCCCCCTCCAGTTCCACTTCGGCGGCCAGGACCCCTACATCCCCCGCTCCGCCGTCGCCCAGGTCGAGGCCGCCGTCGCCGGCCGGCCCGGCGTCGAGATCCACGTCCAGGAGCAGGCCGGGCACGCCTTCCACAACCACGCCGCCCCCATGTTCCACCACCCCGAAGCCGCCGCCGCCGCATGGAAGCTGGCCACCGCTTTCTTGAACACCCACCTGGCGCCGTCCTGA